AGATCTGCAGGAATAGACAACAGGTGAGAAAATGAAAGTGGTTATTCTCGCGGGTGGGATTGGATCCAGGTTGAGCGAAGAAACCGATGTAAAACCGAAACCCATGATCGAAATAGGTGGCAGGCCTATACTCTGGCATATAATGAAGATATATTCACATTACGGTTTTAATGATTTCGTAATTTGCCTGGGGTATAAGGGGTATATCATAAAAGAATATTTTGCCAATTACTTTCTGCACCTATCGGATGTCACCATAGACCTGTCTGAAAATGCAACAAAGGTTCACAGCTCGAAGGCGGAACCGTGGATGGTGACGCTTGTTGATACCGGTGTGGAGACAATGACTGCGGGAAGGATACGCAGGGTGAAGGAATATGTGGGCGCTGATACCTTCATGCTCACGTATGGAGACGGAGTGGCGAAGATAGATATAAAGGAGCTACTGGCGTTTCATAAAAAGCACGCGAAATACGCTACCGTTACTGCGGTCCAACCCTCGGGAAGATTCGGGGCGTTGAACATGGATAAGGGCGATATGGTAGTGTCGTTTCAAGAAAAACCGAGGGGCGATGGGGCGTGGATAAACGGTGGATTTTTCGTTCTGGAGCCACAGATATTTTCCTACATAAAAGATGACCAGACTCTTTGGGAAAGAGAACCCTTGAGCAGTCTGGCCAGGGACGGCCAGCTTGTGGCATTCAGGCACAGCGACTTTTGGATGCCGATGGATACGTTGCGGGAAAAAAGGGAGCTGGAAAATTTATGGGCATCGGGGAAGGCTGAATGGAAGGTGTGGGACAAGTGACGCGGGAAAGAGACCACAACTATGGATAATAGTTTCATTGGATTTTATAAAGGCAAAAAGGTTTTGGTGACCGGTCACACCGGTTTTAAAGGTGCGTGGCTCAGCTTATGGCTGCAACAGCTGGGGGCGAACGTAATCGGATTCGCCTTGCCCCCCCCTACAAAACCGAGCCTATTTGAGGTTTTGAAATTAAAAGATAGAATCGCGCATGTTACCGGCGATGTGAGGGATGAAAAGGCATTGAGGCATGTCGTCGGACACTACAGGCCGGATATCGTATTTCACATGGCTGCTCAATCCCTGGTCCGTGTCTCGTATCGGGAGCCGAAATTAACGTATGAAACCAATGTGATGGGTGCGGTAAATCTGTTTGAGGCGGTGAGGCGGGCGAAGGGCGTGAGGGTGGTGGTGAATATCACCAGTGATAAGTGCTATGAGAACAGGGAGTGGCTGTTTGGATACAGGGAAATCGACCACATGGGAGGATACGATCCCTACAGTTCAAGCAAGGGCTGCGCTGAATTCGTTACCACGGCATACAGGAATTCTTTTTTCAACCAGAAGGACTATGGCAGAACGCATAATGTGGCCGTGGCCTCTGTGAGGGCCGGTAATGTGATAGGGGGGGGAGACTGGGCGGAGGATAGGCTGGTTCCTGATTGTATAAGGGCCCTGGCGAAGAACCGGACGATTATTCTAAGGAACCCTGGGGCCGTGAGACCCTGGCAGCATGTGTTAGAACCTTTATCAGGATATTTATGGCTCGGGGCTTTAATGTGGGGAGGCGACATATGTTACAGTGACGCATGGAATTTCGGTCCGGATGATGAGGATAACCTTACCGTTGGGGATACGGTGAAAAAGATAATCGAATTGTGGGGGAGGGGCAGCTACAGGATCAGGCGAGATGCCCGGTTGCATGAAGCGAAGCTGTTGAAGCTTGATATAAGCAAGGCGCATTTTAAGTTGGGATGGAGACCGGTTTATCACATATACGAGGCGCTGGAGAAGGCCATTATCTGGTATGAGAAATATTATGGTGACCGCAATGACATGTATGGCTACACGGTAAAACAAATTAAGGACTACGCCGACCGCGCACATGAAATTGGCATACAGTGGAGCGCGTGAATATTTTGCCGGGAATACGTTTTATAAGCTTTTATCCATCCTCTTATTCGCGTCTGGGCGCAGATTTTGATTATGGTGGCCCTGAAGAGAAGGCGGAACTTTGTGAAGATATCTGTTGTCATACCGGTCTATAACGAGATCAACACCATCGCCGCAATCATCCAGAGAGTCGAGGCTGTTCCACTCGAGAAGGAGATTATCGTCGTTGACGACTGCTCGACGGATGGCACCCGCAAAGAACTCGAGCGTATCGCATCGAGGGATAAAATTCTCAGGGTGATTTACCAGGAGCGCAACCAGGGGAAAGGCGCAGCGCTGCGCGAAGGTTTCAGGTATGTGACCGGTGATATCGTGGTCATTCAGGATGCCGATCTGGAGTACTATCCTGAGGAGTACCCGAAGCTGATCGAGCCGATTGTGAGGGGCAGGGCGGACGTGGTCTATGGCTCTCGGTTCCTGGGGACCCACCGTGTGTTCATGTTCACGCACTACCTCGGGAACAAGATCCTCAATCTGATCACCAATATCCTCTATAACTGCATTTTTTCCGATATGGAGACCTGCTACAAGGCCTTCCGTGCCGAGATCCTCGCGCACATCAGGCTTCGTTCGAATAGCTTTGGTTTTGAGCCCGAATTTACCGCCCAGGTGATGAAGCGGGGATATAAGGTGTATGAGGTGCCCATTTCTTACGATGGCCGATCGTACACCGAGGGCAAGAAGATCACCTGGAAAGACGGCTTTATCGCGATCTACTGGCTCGTGCGATGCAGGTTTGAACCGGTTGACATCGGGAAAGAAACGCTCCTGAGAATGGAAGCGGTCAGGAGATACAACGACCGGATCTACGAGCGGATCAGACCATTCATGGGGGAGCGCATCCTCGAGGCAGGGGCCGGCATAGGAAATATTACTCGCAGGCTTCTCGACAGGGAGTGTGTCATCGCCTCTGATGTGTCCGAAGATCACCTCAATACGCTGCGCAAGCGGCTTGTGGAGAGCGACAGGCTGAGGATTGTCACGTTCGACCTGAATCAATGTGACGCTGATCGATTCCGCGGAGAGAGACTTGATACCGTGCTCTGTTTGAATGTGATCGAGCATATTGAGGATGACGCGCGCGCGCTCAGGTGTTTCTATGAAATCCTCGAGCCGGGAGGTCGCCTCATACTCCTTGCCCCTGCGTGCAAAATGCTTTACAGCAAAATGGACGCCGGGCTTGACCACTACCGGCGCTACTCGCGCGGCGAGCTTGCCCGTAAGATTCAGGATGCCGGTTTCGCGCTCGATCTCGTGCGCTTTTTTAACATGCTGGGCGCGGTGGGATGGTTTATAAACGGAAAGATTTTGAGAAGAAAGATGCTTCCCAAGAACCAGATGAAGCTCTTCGACCTCCTGATGCCTCTCCTCAAGCTGGAAGACCATCTGCGCATCCCGTTCGGCCTCTCGCTGCTGGCGGTGGGGAGGAAAGAGAAGTAACACAGTCTCTTTTTACTACTGAAGACGCTGAATTGGAAACTATCTCAACATGCTCAGTATTACTAACGTTAAGGATATTGTCTTTTTGCGAACATATTTTACTTTGCATTCAGTAACTCGCTTTAGTGCAATTGGATATGTTCACCAAAATCATATCCTGTATCTGTGTTTATCCGTGTCTATCTGTGTGTATCTGTGGTAGAACATTAAAGACACTCAAAATATCCCCGAGACTGACCCGTTTCCCTGCGCCGCATTTTCCGCTTCTACGGGGACGGGGTTTTTAGTATTATTGGCTCATGACGGAATTTTGTGATGCTTATACCAGTCAGAACGAACACAATTCGCCACAAACGGCCTTATTTTTCGCATAAATCACGTTGTTTGCTTTTGTCCAGTATCTCCCAAGATAATAGGAGCTGGGTTTTTCACCTAGATGAATCAGAAAAAGCCGGTTGAGCTTTCGGTCGAGCCCGCCAAGGGATACGTGATGATCCGTCTCGACTGGTACAAGATCATCTTCGCGGCCATCATCATCTTCACCGTCGTCACCCGATTCTCTGGTCTGGGCAACAAGCCGTACCACCACGACGAGAGTCTCTACGCGACCTATTCCTGGTACCTCTACGAGGGGCGGGGGTACAAGTACGATCCGATGATGCACGGCCCGTTCATGTTTTACCTCGACGCCGCGCTCTTCACGCTCTTCGGGCCGGGAGATTTCATCGCGCGCTCATCATCTGCCCTCTTCGGCCTGGCGCTCGTCTGCTGCACCATGCTGCTCCGGAGACAGCTCGGGAAGATCGGGAGCCTCGTTGCGGCAACCCTTTTCGCCGTTTCCCCCACCTTTATGTATTTTTCTCGCTTTTTCAGGGAGGATATCTTCGTTGCATTCTGGGCATTCCTCACCGTCGCGCTGTTCATGAACTATAGCGATACGCGCAGGCGGGGATACCTGTTCGGTACCGCGGCCGCCCTTGCGTTCATGTTCTGCGTGAAAGAGAACTCGTACATGTTTCTCTTTATTTTCGCGAGCTTTATTGTAGGCATGCTCCTTTTCGAGAAATTTTTTATGCGCGCCGCTTCTGCCCCGGTTCGTACTGAATTTCTCCCTCCGGGGGCTCATGGGATCAGCCTGATAGACGGCCTTATCTTCATTGGAATCTTCTTCGGCATATTCTACATTTTTTTCACCTCCTTTTTTTCCAATTCACCGGGTTTCATCGACGGCCTCTACCGCAAATCGCTCGGCTATTGGATCCACCAGGATAAAATCCAGCGCATCAAGGGGGCGTTCACACACTTTTGCCCCATCGCCATTGTCTATGAGCTGCCGCTCCTCGTGATCATCGCTTCGGGCATCATTGCCCTCCTCAAGGAGAGGCGTGTGTCCAGGCTCATTCTCATCGTCGGCTCGGCGCTCGCCATCCCGTTGATGTTGTTCTGGCACCAGACGCTCTCCAGCGATCCCTGGGATACGAGACTCCACATGACGAGCTCGATGCACATCGTGTTCGCGCTCTACGTCTTTGCGATAGGCCTCACCGCCACCTGTCATTACCTGAAGGACGGGCGGCGTTTCCCCGCATTCCTCGCGTACTGGAGCTGGATAAGTATCCTGTTGTATTCCTACGCGGGTGAGAAGGTCCCATGGCTGCTGATGCACATCCTCATTCCGGTTATTCTGTGGGCGAGCCTCTTTCTTGGTGAGTTTATCCAGTCGGAGCGGTTCAGGCGAATGACCAGGGCATATTCAGTCCTGCTGGCGGTAGGGCTCCTGCTTTTTCTCCAGGCATCTCTCCGCCTGTGTTTCATCAACGAGGCCAACCCGGTCGAGACCATGGTCTACACACAAACCTCCGTTGATATCAAAAAATCGCTCAAGACGATCGCCGATTTCGCGGAGAGTTCTGGCAAGGGCCTCAAGTTCCCCCTCGGTATCCAGGGCGATTCGACGTGGCCCTATACCTGGTATCTGAGGGACTACAAGGAGTGGTTCCAGCCGGGGACGCTTGCCAATGCGAGCAAGGCGGTCGTCGTCGTTGACTGGGAGAAGCGCAGGGATTTCAGCTCAGTCCTCGATCCGAACTACAGGATCGAGAGGCTGAAGCTCAGGGAATGGTGGGTTCCTGATCCGGTGAGCAGCCTCAAGGATCCCGTCCGCGCGTGGCTGAGATATTACTTCTGGCGCGAGCTGTGGAATCCTTTCAAACGGAAATCCCCAGACGGTGAATTCACCGCGACGGGCTCACAGGACGTCGCATTCTGCGTGCGCAAGGATCTCCTCGGAGAGAAGCTGGGCGAGGCCAAGGAGGTGAAGACGGAGGAGGGCGCGGCGCGCCCGAGCCCCCGGATTCCGCCGAAGTACGAAATCATCAACACCGTTCCGCCGCTGCTGTATTTTGGCGAGCGGGGATCGGCGAAGGGCCGGTTCGACGAGCCGAGGTGCCTCTGGGTGGATGCGGAGGGCGCGCTCTATGTTGTGGACACCAAGAATCACCGCTGGCAAAAGTTCGGCAAAGACGGGAAACCCCTCCTCGCAGTAGGAAAGCAGGGGAGCGGGCCCGCTGAGTTCAAGGAGCCGATGGGGATTGCCGTGGACGATTCGGGGAATGTGTTCGTCGCCGATACGTGGAATCACAGGATACAGAAGTTCGACAGGGAGGGCAAGTTCCTCACGCAGTGGCAGGGAGGGTCAGGCGGCTTCTGGGCGCCGAAGGGGATGGCCTTTGACAGCAAGGGGGACCTCTACGTCGTGGATACCGGGAAGCACCGCATCCAGAAGTTCACGAAGGACGGGAAGCCCATCCTCGTCTGGGGGGATGCGGAGTGCAGGC
This window of the Candidatus Auribacterota bacterium genome carries:
- the rfbF gene encoding glucose-1-phosphate cytidylyltransferase, coding for MKVVILAGGIGSRLSEETDVKPKPMIEIGGRPILWHIMKIYSHYGFNDFVICLGYKGYIIKEYFANYFLHLSDVTIDLSENATKVHSSKAEPWMVTLVDTGVETMTAGRIRRVKEYVGADTFMLTYGDGVAKIDIKELLAFHKKHAKYATVTAVQPSGRFGALNMDKGDMVVSFQEKPRGDGAWINGGFFVLEPQIFSYIKDDQTLWEREPLSSLARDGQLVAFRHSDFWMPMDTLREKRELENLWASGKAEWKVWDK
- the rfbG gene encoding CDP-glucose 4,6-dehydratase, whose protein sequence is MDNSFIGFYKGKKVLVTGHTGFKGAWLSLWLQQLGANVIGFALPPPTKPSLFEVLKLKDRIAHVTGDVRDEKALRHVVGHYRPDIVFHMAAQSLVRVSYREPKLTYETNVMGAVNLFEAVRRAKGVRVVVNITSDKCYENREWLFGYREIDHMGGYDPYSSSKGCAEFVTTAYRNSFFNQKDYGRTHNVAVASVRAGNVIGGGDWAEDRLVPDCIRALAKNRTIILRNPGAVRPWQHVLEPLSGYLWLGALMWGGDICYSDAWNFGPDDEDNLTVGDTVKKIIELWGRGSYRIRRDARLHEAKLLKLDISKAHFKLGWRPVYHIYEALEKAIIWYEKYYGDRNDMYGYTVKQIKDYADRAHEIGIQWSA
- a CDS encoding glycosyltransferase, with protein sequence MKISVVIPVYNEINTIAAIIQRVEAVPLEKEIIVVDDCSTDGTRKELERIASRDKILRVIYQERNQGKGAALREGFRYVTGDIVVIQDADLEYYPEEYPKLIEPIVRGRADVVYGSRFLGTHRVFMFTHYLGNKILNLITNILYNCIFSDMETCYKAFRAEILAHIRLRSNSFGFEPEFTAQVMKRGYKVYEVPISYDGRSYTEGKKITWKDGFIAIYWLVRCRFEPVDIGKETLLRMEAVRRYNDRIYERIRPFMGERILEAGAGIGNITRRLLDRECVIASDVSEDHLNTLRKRLVESDRLRIVTFDLNQCDADRFRGERLDTVLCLNVIEHIEDDARALRCFYEILEPGGRLILLAPACKMLYSKMDAGLDHYRRYSRGELARKIQDAGFALDLVRFFNMLGAVGWFINGKILRRKMLPKNQMKLFDLLMPLLKLEDHLRIPFGLSLLAVGRKEK
- a CDS encoding TIGR03663 family protein — its product is MNQKKPVELSVEPAKGYVMIRLDWYKIIFAAIIIFTVVTRFSGLGNKPYHHDESLYATYSWYLYEGRGYKYDPMMHGPFMFYLDAALFTLFGPGDFIARSSSALFGLALVCCTMLLRRQLGKIGSLVAATLFAVSPTFMYFSRFFREDIFVAFWAFLTVALFMNYSDTRRRGYLFGTAAALAFMFCVKENSYMFLFIFASFIVGMLLFEKFFMRAASAPVRTEFLPPGAHGISLIDGLIFIGIFFGIFYIFFTSFFSNSPGFIDGLYRKSLGYWIHQDKIQRIKGAFTHFCPIAIVYELPLLVIIASGIIALLKERRVSRLILIVGSALAIPLMLFWHQTLSSDPWDTRLHMTSSMHIVFALYVFAIGLTATCHYLKDGRRFPAFLAYWSWISILLYSYAGEKVPWLLMHILIPVILWASLFLGEFIQSERFRRMTRAYSVLLAVGLLLFLQASLRLCFINEANPVETMVYTQTSVDIKKSLKTIADFAESSGKGLKFPLGIQGDSTWPYTWYLRDYKEWFQPGTLANASKAVVVVDWEKRRDFSSVLDPNYRIERLKLREWWVPDPVSSLKDPVRAWLRYYFWRELWNPFKRKSPDGEFTATGSQDVAFCVRKDLLGEKLGEAKEVKTEEGAARPSPRIPPKYEIINTVPPLLYFGERGSAKGRFDEPRCLWVDAEGALYVVDTKNHRWQKFGKDGKPLLAVGKQGSGPAEFKEPMGIAVDDSGNVFVADTWNHRIQKFDREGKFLTQWQGGSGGFWAPKGMAFDSKGDLYVVDTGKHRIQKFTKDGKPILVWGDAECRQGEAPGEFSEPVGIVIEKNGVIIPADTKKKQKEVRGDIVYVADTANKRVQKFDIAGKFLGQFAVLGWEEYYTEPFIALDGAGRIWVTDGYNNRIEIFDSSGTLLGLWSGKGFRPGDFNIPKGIFIGDGKVYISDTYNHRLQVFDAKKVFRK